A region from the Colwellia sp. PAMC 21821 genome encodes:
- a CDS encoding aldo/keto reductase: MEKTIIGSSNIESSRLIYGCMRIAGDNTTADRNKGKKAIMAALDTGYTHFDHADIYGSGNSESLFGELLAEQPSMRDNVILTSKAGIRPKLNEPNAYAPTRYDFRQKYLLESVEGSLKRLNTDHLDLFLLHRPDYLFDANEVAETFALLKASGKVKHFGVSNFKPSQVELLKSAMSMPLLVNQVEINIHNIDTLLDGTLDQCQQHDITPIAWCPLGGVAYSAWGNTFSAADEQRIASELAQQSEKYSCAPWQVILAWLLKHPSNICPIIGSTTPERIVAAKQSLTIEYTREDWYRLLEARNGQAVP, from the coding sequence ATGGAAAAAACAATAATTGGCAGTTCGAATATTGAATCATCGCGCCTGATCTACGGCTGTATGCGCATAGCAGGCGACAATACAACTGCTGATAGAAATAAAGGAAAAAAAGCCATAATGGCGGCGTTAGATACAGGCTATACACACTTTGACCATGCTGATATTTATGGCTCGGGTAATAGTGAAAGCTTGTTTGGTGAACTACTAGCCGAGCAACCTAGCATGCGTGATAACGTTATACTGACATCAAAAGCTGGTATTCGACCAAAGTTAAATGAGCCAAATGCCTACGCACCTACACGTTATGACTTTAGACAAAAGTACTTGCTCGAGAGTGTTGAAGGCTCATTAAAACGTTTAAATACCGATCATTTAGACTTGTTTTTACTGCATCGCCCCGATTATTTATTTGATGCAAATGAAGTCGCAGAAACTTTCGCGTTGTTAAAAGCCAGCGGTAAAGTAAAACATTTTGGTGTTAGTAACTTTAAACCTTCTCAAGTTGAGCTATTAAAGTCGGCAATGTCGATGCCTTTATTAGTCAATCAAGTGGAAATTAATATTCACAATATTGATACTTTACTCGATGGCACGCTTGATCAATGTCAACAACACGATATTACGCCTATTGCTTGGTGTCCGTTAGGCGGTGTCGCTTATTCGGCTTGGGGTAATACCTTTTCAGCTGCAGACGAGCAACGTATTGCTAGCGAATTAGCCCAGCAAAGCGAAAAATATAGTTGTGCACCTTGGCAGGTTATTCTCGCTTGGTTATTAAAGCACCCAAGCAATATTTGTCCGATTATTGGTTCAACAACGCCAGAGCGTATAGTTGCTGCTAAACAATCACTGACAATAGAGTATACCCGTGAAGATTGGTATCGCTTGCTAGAAGCTAGGAATGGCCAAGCAGTGCCATAG